The Streptomyces achromogenes genome window below encodes:
- a CDS encoding aconitate hydratase: MSLDSFAARGTLDADGTSYSLHRLDALHGSQRLPYSLKVLLENLLRHEDGRTVTADQIEALAGWDPAAEPATEVQFTPARVLMQDFTGVPCIVDLVAMREAMAALGGDPALIDARRPVELVIDHSVIADHFGVPEAFGRNVELEYRRNRERYQFLRWGQTALRNLRVVPPGTGICHQVNLEHLARVVFAEDGTAFPDTLVGTDSHTPMVNGLGVLGWGVGGIEAEAAMLGRPVSMLIPKVIGVRLTGALPEGSTATDLVLTIAERLRQHGVVGSFVEFYGPGVAEVPLATRATIGNMSPEYGATCAIFPIDAETLSYLRLTGRPPGQVALVEAYAKEQGLWHDPSHTPDYSQTLEVDLSAIVPSIAGPKRPQDRIALADASRVLRAVLDGDVTCDAAPVGLDQSGVESFPASDPVAVTGSHPGDQPGCLDATGTGKARPPEHVPVTLEDGSSSEIGHGAVVIAAITSCTNTSNPQVMVAAALLAKNAVERGLRSKPWVKTSLAPGSRIVMDYFQRAGLMPYLDTLGFDLVGYGCTTCIGNSGPLIPAVSQGVAKADLTVASVLSGNRNFEGRIHPETQLNYLASPPLVVAYALAGSMAVDLTRDPLGTGTDGRPVHLRDIWPTQDEIQQVISTSLRPSMFTDGYADLFTGDERWRALPTPEGDLFTWDPASTYVRKPPYFENMPRKPRPPDDITGARVLALLGDSVTTDHISPAGAIKRDSPAGEYLQAHGIAPGDFNSYGSRRGNHEVMIRGTFANIRLRNLLAPGTEGGYTRHLPDGEQTTIYQAAMRYAAEDVPLLVIAGKEYGSGSSRDWAAKGTALLGVRAVLAESFERIHRSNLIGMGVLPLQFAPGDSARSLGLTGEEQYTIHGLAELHDEVTVEAEGVGGTTRFTARVRLDTPTEADYYRHGGILPYALRALLPL; this comes from the coding sequence ATGTCCCTGGACAGCTTCGCCGCCCGCGGCACGCTCGACGCCGATGGCACCTCCTACTCGCTCCACCGGCTCGACGCCCTGCACGGCTCACAACGGCTGCCGTACAGCCTCAAGGTGCTGCTGGAGAACCTGCTGCGCCATGAGGACGGCCGCACCGTCACCGCCGACCAGATCGAGGCGCTGGCCGGCTGGGACCCGGCGGCGGAGCCGGCGACCGAGGTGCAGTTCACGCCTGCGCGGGTGCTGATGCAGGACTTCACCGGGGTGCCGTGCATCGTGGACCTGGTGGCGATGCGCGAGGCCATGGCCGCGCTCGGCGGCGATCCGGCGCTGATCGATGCACGGCGGCCCGTGGAACTGGTCATCGACCACTCGGTGATCGCCGACCATTTCGGCGTTCCCGAGGCGTTCGGCCGCAACGTGGAGCTGGAGTACCGGCGCAATCGGGAGCGGTATCAGTTCCTGCGCTGGGGGCAGACCGCACTGCGGAACCTGCGCGTCGTGCCCCCGGGCACCGGCATCTGCCACCAAGTGAACCTGGAACACCTGGCCCGGGTGGTGTTCGCCGAGGACGGCACGGCCTTCCCCGACACCCTGGTCGGGACCGATTCCCACACCCCCATGGTCAACGGGCTCGGCGTGCTCGGCTGGGGGGTGGGAGGCATCGAGGCGGAGGCAGCGATGCTCGGCCGGCCGGTGAGCATGCTCATCCCCAAGGTCATCGGCGTGCGGCTCACCGGCGCGCTGCCCGAAGGGAGCACCGCCACCGACCTGGTGCTGACCATCGCCGAGCGGCTGCGCCAGCACGGCGTCGTGGGCTCCTTCGTGGAGTTCTACGGACCCGGCGTGGCCGAGGTGCCACTGGCCACCCGGGCCACCATCGGCAACATGAGCCCGGAGTACGGCGCCACCTGCGCGATCTTCCCCATCGACGCCGAGACCCTCTCCTACCTGCGGCTCACCGGCCGGCCCCCCGGGCAGGTGGCGCTGGTGGAGGCGTACGCCAAAGAGCAGGGACTGTGGCACGACCCCTCCCACACCCCCGACTACTCGCAGACCCTCGAAGTGGACCTGTCGGCCATCGTCCCGTCCATCGCCGGACCCAAACGGCCGCAGGACCGCATCGCCCTGGCGGACGCCTCACGGGTCCTGCGCGCTGTCCTGGACGGCGACGTGACCTGCGACGCGGCCCCGGTCGGCCTGGACCAGAGCGGCGTGGAGTCCTTCCCGGCGTCCGACCCGGTGGCCGTCACCGGCAGCCACCCCGGCGACCAGCCGGGGTGCCTCGATGCGACCGGAACGGGCAAGGCACGGCCGCCTGAGCACGTCCCGGTGACGCTGGAAGACGGCAGCAGCTCCGAGATCGGACACGGCGCCGTCGTGATCGCCGCAATCACCTCCTGCACCAACACCTCCAACCCCCAGGTGATGGTCGCCGCCGCGCTGCTGGCCAAGAACGCCGTCGAGCGCGGCCTGCGGTCCAAGCCCTGGGTGAAAACCAGCCTCGCGCCGGGGTCGAGGATCGTCATGGACTACTTCCAACGCGCGGGACTGATGCCGTACTTGGACACGCTCGGCTTCGACCTGGTCGGCTACGGCTGCACCACCTGCATCGGCAACTCCGGCCCCCTGATCCCCGCAGTCTCCCAAGGAGTCGCCAAGGCAGACCTCACCGTGGCCTCGGTGCTCTCCGGCAACCGCAACTTCGAAGGCCGCATCCACCCCGAGACGCAACTGAACTATCTGGCCTCACCACCGCTGGTCGTCGCCTACGCCCTGGCCGGCTCCATGGCCGTCGACCTCACCCGCGATCCGCTGGGCACCGGCACAGACGGCCGGCCCGTCCACCTGCGCGACATCTGGCCCACCCAGGACGAAATCCAGCAGGTGATCTCCACCAGTCTGCGGCCGAGCATGTTCACCGACGGCTACGCGGACCTGTTCACCGGCGACGAGCGGTGGCGGGCCCTGCCCACCCCCGAGGGTGACCTGTTCACCTGGGATCCCGCCTCGACATACGTGCGCAAGCCGCCCTACTTCGAAAACATGCCCCGCAAGCCACGGCCACCTGACGACATCACCGGCGCCCGGGTGCTGGCCCTGCTCGGCGACTCGGTCACCACCGATCACATCTCCCCGGCCGGAGCCATCAAACGGGACTCACCGGCGGGCGAGTACCTGCAGGCCCACGGCATCGCGCCCGGGGACTTCAACTCCTACGGTTCCCGGCGCGGCAACCACGAGGTGATGATCCGCGGCACCTTCGCCAACATCCGGCTGCGCAACCTGCTGGCGCCCGGAACCGAGGGCGGCTACACCCGTCACCTGCCCGACGGCGAGCAGACCACGATCTACCAGGCGGCGATGCGGTACGCCGCCGAGGACGTCCCCCTGCTCGTCATCGCCGGCAAGGAGTACGGCTCCGGATCGTCGCGGGACTGGGCCGCCAAGGGAACTGCGCTGCTCGGCGTCAGGGCCGTCCTGGCCGAGTCTTTCGAGCGGATCCACCGCTCCAACCTGATCGGGATGGGAGTCTTGCCGCTGCAGTTCGCCCCCGGCGACAGCGCCCGCTCTCTGGGCCTGACCGGTGAGGAGCAGTACACCATCCACGGCCTGGCCGAGCTGCACGACGAGGTCACCGTCGAGGCGGAAGGGGTCGGCGGCACCACACGGTTCACCGCACGCGTGCGCCTGGACACCCCAACGGAAGCCGACTACTACCGGCACGGCGGCATCTTGCCCTACGCCCTGCGCGCCCTGCTCCCCCTATGA